One segment of Asaia bogorensis NBRC 16594 DNA contains the following:
- a CDS encoding efflux RND transporter permease subunit: MNPSRLFIDRPVATSLLMLAIMLTGLLGYHFLPISALPQVEYPTITVSTFYPGAGPDVMATSVTAPLETQLGQMPGLDQMTSQSSGGASVITLRFGLDMSMDIAEQEVQAAINQSNSLLPTDLPAPPIYAKVNPADTPVLTLGITSRTMPLTEVQDYVNTRLQQRVSQISGVGLVTLSGGNRKAIRVRINIPKLTSYGIAIDTVRTTIGTVNINSPTGTFDGPHRSTTLRIDGQISSVDQLMNQIIAYQDNGPIRLRDVGTVVQGPENDQLAAWSDKTPALILNVQRQPGANVISVVDNVLAVLPQLRKTLPPGIEITPLTDRTTTIRASVADVEFELGMAMLLVVAVIFVFLFNVPATIIPSLSVPLSLIGTLAVMYLLDFSLDNLSLMALTIATGFVVDDAIVVIENIARYIEMGEDRYTAAVKGSQEIGFTIISLTVSLIAVLIPLLFMSDVVGRLFHEFAMTLAITIVISAIVSITLVPMMCARLLSERAHDEHATTRFQRVAARVGNAIERLIATYARWLDFVLRHQTATLLVALGTFVLTVFLAVIIPKGFFPRQDTGVVQGITQMAQAISFDSMKKHQEAVIAAVLEDPDVASVSSFVGIDGQNMTLNVGRMLINLKPLDQRSSGLSAILKRLAERGSSTPGARLFLQPVQDLSLDSTVSATQYQFLLENPDYDTFKTWVPKLLTALQQEPALADVTSDLQAEGLVAHVDLDRTNGARYSITPQTIDNLLYDSYGQRQISTIYTQSNQYRVILETEPRFQHDLASLGQLYLPGISSEAGQSSSGPTRLPTSGLVPLHQVTTITKGLAPLLITHFGQFPATTVSFNVAEGYSLGAATNAIDHAASSIGLPPAFQTAFQGTAAAFRSSLSNELYLVIAALVAVYIVLGVLYESFIHPITILSTLPSAAIGALLALSLCGMDLDVMGIIGIVLLIGIVKKNAIMMIDFALEAERLDGLAPFDAIRRAALLRFRPILMTTLAAFFGALPLMLGHGVGSELRRPLGVSIVGGLLLSQLLTLFTTPVIYLMMDRIAAATRRRFGLRSMSERLAEQGGE; this comes from the coding sequence ATGAATCCTTCTCGTCTCTTCATCGATCGCCCGGTCGCCACATCGCTCCTGATGCTGGCGATCATGCTGACCGGCCTGCTCGGCTATCACTTCCTGCCGATCTCGGCCCTGCCCCAGGTGGAATATCCGACCATCACGGTCTCGACCTTCTATCCGGGCGCGGGTCCGGATGTGATGGCGACATCGGTCACGGCGCCGCTCGAAACCCAGCTTGGCCAGATGCCGGGCCTCGACCAGATGACCTCGCAGTCATCGGGCGGCGCTTCGGTCATCACGCTGCGCTTCGGGCTCGACATGTCGATGGATATTGCCGAGCAGGAAGTCCAGGCGGCCATCAACCAGTCCAACTCGCTTCTGCCAACCGACCTTCCGGCCCCGCCGATCTATGCCAAGGTCAACCCTGCTGACACTCCCGTCCTCACGCTGGGCATCACCTCGCGCACCATGCCCCTGACCGAGGTGCAGGATTATGTGAACACGCGACTGCAGCAGCGTGTCAGCCAGATTTCGGGTGTGGGCCTTGTCACGCTCTCGGGTGGCAATCGCAAGGCCATACGTGTTCGAATCAACATCCCCAAGCTGACCTCCTATGGCATCGCCATCGATACGGTGCGCACCACCATCGGCACGGTCAACATCAACTCACCAACCGGCACGTTCGACGGCCCACACCGCTCGACCACGCTGCGCATCGACGGACAGATTTCCTCTGTCGACCAGTTGATGAACCAGATCATCGCCTATCAGGATAACGGCCCGATCCGCCTGCGCGATGTGGGCACCGTGGTGCAGGGCCCCGAGAATGACCAGCTTGCCGCCTGGTCCGACAAGACACCAGCGCTGATCCTGAACGTGCAGCGCCAGCCCGGTGCCAATGTGATTTCAGTGGTCGATAACGTGCTGGCGGTCCTCCCGCAGCTGCGCAAGACCCTGCCGCCCGGTATCGAGATCACACCGCTCACCGATCGCACCACCACCATTCGCGCCTCGGTGGCGGATGTGGAATTCGAGCTCGGCATGGCCATGCTGCTCGTGGTGGCCGTGATCTTCGTGTTTCTGTTCAACGTGCCCGCCACCATCATTCCAAGCCTGAGCGTGCCGCTCTCGCTTATCGGCACGCTGGCAGTAATGTATCTGCTCGATTTCTCGCTCGATAACCTCTCACTCATGGCCCTGACCATCGCGACGGGCTTCGTGGTGGATGACGCCATTGTGGTGATCGAGAACATCGCGCGCTACATCGAGATGGGAGAAGACCGTTACACCGCGGCCGTCAAGGGCTCTCAGGAGATCGGGTTTACCATCATCTCGCTGACGGTCTCGCTCATTGCCGTGCTGATCCCGCTGCTTTTCATGAGCGATGTGGTCGGTCGCCTGTTCCATGAATTCGCCATGACGCTGGCCATCACCATCGTGATCTCGGCCATCGTTTCAATCACGCTCGTGCCCATGATGTGCGCCCGCCTGCTCAGCGAGCGCGCCCATGACGAGCATGCCACCACCCGCTTCCAGCGCGTCGCCGCACGGGTTGGCAATGCCATCGAACGCCTGATCGCCACCTATGCGCGCTGGCTCGATTTCGTGCTGCGTCACCAGACAGCGACCCTGCTCGTGGCGCTGGGCACCTTTGTGCTGACCGTGTTCCTCGCCGTAATCATCCCCAAGGGGTTCTTCCCCCGTCAGGATACAGGTGTGGTGCAGGGCATTACCCAGATGGCGCAGGCCATCTCATTCGACAGCATGAAGAAGCATCAGGAGGCGGTGATCGCCGCCGTGCTCGAAGATCCTGACGTTGCCAGCGTGTCGAGCTTCGTCGGTATCGACGGGCAGAACATGACGCTCAATGTCGGGCGTATGCTGATCAACCTCAAGCCGCTGGACCAGCGCAGCAGCGGGCTTTCTGCCATCCTCAAGCGTCTGGCCGAGCGGGGAAGCTCGACACCCGGTGCGCGGCTGTTCCTCCAGCCCGTGCAGGATCTGTCTCTGGATTCCACGGTGTCCGCCACGCAGTATCAGTTCCTGCTCGAGAACCCGGATTACGATACCTTCAAGACCTGGGTGCCCAAGCTTCTTACTGCCTTGCAGCAGGAACCCGCTCTGGCCGATGTCACCTCCGACCTGCAGGCCGAGGGGCTGGTTGCGCATGTCGACCTCGATCGTACCAATGGCGCGCGCTACTCCATCACGCCGCAGACCATCGATAACCTGCTTTATGACAGCTACGGCCAGCGCCAGATCTCGACCATCTATACCCAGTCCAACCAGTATCGCGTGATCCTCGAAACTGAGCCGCGTTTCCAGCATGACCTAGCCAGCCTCGGCCAGCTTTACCTGCCTGGCATCTCAAGCGAAGCTGGCCAGAGCTCATCCGGCCCGACCCGTCTGCCCACCTCAGGTCTGGTGCCGCTGCATCAGGTGACCACCATCACCAAGGGCCTCGCCCCGCTGCTGATCACGCATTTCGGCCAGTTCCCGGCAACCACCGTGTCCTTCAATGTGGCCGAGGGCTATTCGCTGGGTGCTGCGACGAATGCCATCGACCATGCAGCGTCGAGCATCGGTCTGCCTCCTGCTTTCCAGACGGCGTTCCAGGGCACGGCAGCTGCGTTCCGCTCCTCGCTGAGCAATGAGCTTTATCTGGTGATTGCGGCACTTGTGGCGGTCTATATCGTGCTGGGCGTGCTCTATGAGAGCTTCATCCATCCGATCACCATCCTCTCCACCCTGCCCTCTGCCGCCATCGGCGCGCTACTGGCGCTCTCGCTTTGCGGCATGGATCTGGATGTCATGGGGATCATCGGCATTGTGCTGCTGATCGGCATCGTGAAGAAAAACGCCATCATGATGATCGACTTCGCGCTCGAGGCCGAACGACTGGATGGGCTGGCGCCTTTCGATGCCATCCGTCGTGCAGCGCTGCTGCGCTTTCGCCCGATCCTGATGACCACGCTGGCGGCCTTCTTCGGTGCCCTGCCACTGATGCTCGGCCATGGCGTAGGGTCCGAACTGCGTCGCCCGCTCGGTGTGTCGATTGTAGGCGGGTTGCTGCTGTCGCAGCTTCTTACCCTCTTCACCACACCGGTCATCTACCTGATGATGGATCGCATCGCCGCCGCAACGCGTCGTCGTTTCGGGCTCCGCTCCATGTCTGAGCGCCTTGCGGAACAGGGTGGCGAGTGA
- a CDS encoding ASCH domain-containing protein, protein MTDPVSSPPSGWESFDRFSFGDSPALADELLGLVIRGIKTGTCWAACDGQQTHIGKLSVICDGRDQPRAITRTVALEKRRYCDVDEAFAAKEGEGDRSLAYWRGEHERYFRRLNQFSETMELWCEEFAVVFVFPHTH, encoded by the coding sequence ATGACTGACCCTGTCTCTTCACCACCATCAGGATGGGAAAGCTTCGATCGCTTTTCCTTCGGCGACAGTCCGGCGCTTGCCGATGAGCTTCTTGGCCTCGTTATCCGCGGGATCAAGACCGGCACATGCTGGGCTGCCTGCGACGGGCAGCAAACCCATATTGGGAAGTTGAGCGTCATTTGTGACGGCAGGGACCAGCCCCGTGCCATCACCCGCACCGTGGCTCTCGAGAAACGACGCTATTGTGACGTGGATGAGGCTTTTGCGGCCAAGGAAGGGGAGGGCGACCGGAGCCTCGCCTATTGGCGGGGCGAGCATGAGCGTTATTTCCGTCGTCTAAACCAATTCAGCGAGACGATGGAGCTATGGTGCGAGGAATTTGCTGTCGTGTTTGTGTTTCCTCACACGCACTGA
- a CDS encoding efflux RND transporter permease subunit: MNITRPFILRPVATSLLTAAMLIAGMLAYTMLPVADLPNVDMPVIMVQAQQSGGSPTEIASTIAAPLERHLGAIAGLSEMTSQSMVNQARIILQFDLSRDINGAARDVEAALQAARADLPTTLRTNPSYQKANPNGAPILVMALTSPTKTPAMLYDQATNVLQQQLSQVQGVGEVEVGGGALPAVRVEVNPLLLYKFGISFEDVRASLASANAHTPKGFIDQGGYRFTLDTNDQAEKAQAYRDLIIAYRNARPVRLSSVAEVNDSVENLRTLGVYNGQRAVVGLVFAQAGANVVKTTDEIKARLPLIRAALPPDIDLHIAVDRSKTIRAALDDTKLTLILAVVLVVLVVLVFLQSAPAILVPAIVVPTSIIATFAVMKLLGYQLDNMSLMALTISTGFVVDDAIVVLENITRYLEQGLSPLKAALIGAGEVAFTVVSITLSLIAVFVPIILLGGIAGRLFHEFAMTISITLVISMILSLSLTPMICALLLRPAKEGHQRARIAIFLDRQITRVTDGYVASLDWSLRHRWLMLLTLPATLFIAGALFVKMPKGFFPDEDTGMMMGHIIGDQSSSFSQMSGKTYEVAKTVSKDRDVAAIVGFLGGRQANQANLFASLKDKSARNDTVTQTIERLGRKFSHMVGAEIFFMAPGAVRAGARGGNASYQYALQGPDADELFTLTPKVVEAFQKIPGLMDVSSDLSEGGSALDVKINRDLSSRFQITPQLVSNILFDAYGQRAASVIYKPINQYRVIMEAAPRFWQDPNTLQQVWISTAGGTASGSVASNRIRVVTTSTASSSISTADSNYQNQMANSLAGGSNASSGSAVATSAETMVPLSLTSHIIPGTTALSVNHQGQSVATTISFNLKQGVSLGDAVTAINAALVKLHVPSDIQGGFAGNAALFQKSVNDEPLLILAALAAVYIVLGVLYESLVHPLTILSTLPSAGVGAILALQIFGEEFSLIAMIGVILLIGIVKKNAIMLIDFAMQAQRDGATPEEAIREASALRFRPIIMTSLAAALGAVPLIIANGYGAELRRPLGISILGGLVVSQALTLYSTPAVFLTLDAMGRRISRFFHSTSMLFRRHHQDQTQG; the protein is encoded by the coding sequence GTGAATATCACCCGCCCCTTCATTCTGCGGCCCGTTGCGACCTCGCTCCTGACGGCCGCCATGCTCATTGCCGGAATGCTGGCCTACACCATGCTTCCGGTGGCCGATCTGCCCAATGTGGACATGCCGGTCATCATGGTGCAGGCGCAGCAATCGGGTGGCTCGCCTACCGAGATCGCGAGCACGATCGCAGCGCCGCTCGAGCGTCATCTGGGTGCTATTGCCGGGCTAAGCGAGATGACCTCGCAATCCATGGTCAATCAGGCCCGGATCATCCTGCAATTCGATCTGTCACGCGACATCAACGGCGCCGCGCGCGATGTCGAGGCGGCCTTGCAGGCCGCCCGTGCCGACCTGCCCACCACGCTGCGCACCAACCCAAGTTATCAGAAGGCCAATCCGAACGGCGCGCCCATCCTCGTGATGGCGCTCACCTCCCCTACCAAGACCCCGGCCATGCTGTACGATCAGGCCACAAACGTTCTGCAGCAGCAGCTCAGTCAGGTTCAGGGTGTCGGAGAGGTGGAAGTCGGTGGCGGTGCCCTCCCTGCCGTGCGCGTCGAGGTCAATCCGCTCCTGCTCTACAAATTCGGGATCAGCTTCGAGGATGTGCGTGCATCGCTGGCCTCGGCCAATGCCCATACGCCCAAAGGCTTCATCGATCAGGGCGGCTATCGCTTTACGCTGGACACCAACGACCAGGCTGAGAAGGCCCAGGCCTATCGCGACCTGATCATCGCCTATCGCAATGCCCGCCCTGTCCGCCTGTCGAGTGTGGCCGAGGTCAATGACAGCGTGGAAAACCTGCGTACGCTCGGCGTCTATAACGGACAGCGTGCCGTGGTGGGGCTGGTCTTTGCTCAGGCAGGGGCGAACGTGGTCAAGACCACCGACGAGATCAAGGCGCGTCTGCCCCTCATCCGGGCTGCCCTGCCCCCCGATATCGACCTTCATATTGCCGTCGATCGCTCCAAAACCATTCGCGCTGCGCTGGATGACACCAAGCTGACGCTCATCCTTGCCGTCGTGCTGGTGGTACTGGTCGTGCTGGTGTTCCTGCAATCGGCCCCGGCCATTCTGGTCCCGGCGATTGTGGTGCCCACCTCCATCATCGCGACCTTCGCTGTCATGAAGCTGCTGGGCTACCAGCTCGACAACATGTCACTCATGGCGCTCACCATCTCCACCGGCTTTGTGGTGGACGATGCCATCGTGGTGCTCGAGAACATCACCCGTTATCTGGAGCAGGGTCTCTCGCCACTCAAGGCGGCGCTGATCGGCGCGGGTGAAGTGGCCTTTACGGTCGTCTCCATCACCCTCTCGCTTATTGCCGTGTTTGTGCCGATCATCCTTCTGGGTGGGATTGCCGGGCGACTGTTCCACGAATTCGCCATGACCATTTCGATCACCCTTGTGATCTCGATGATCCTGTCGCTGTCACTCACCCCCATGATCTGCGCCCTGCTGCTGCGCCCTGCAAAAGAAGGGCATCAACGCGCACGTATCGCCATCTTCCTCGATAGGCAGATCACCCGTGTTACCGATGGCTATGTCGCCTCGCTCGACTGGTCCCTGCGCCATCGCTGGCTGATGCTTCTGACCCTGCCAGCCACCCTGTTCATCGCAGGTGCGCTTTTCGTGAAGATGCCCAAGGGCTTCTTCCCGGATGAAGATACCGGCATGATGATGGGCCATATCATCGGCGATCAGTCATCGTCATTCAGCCAGATGAGCGGCAAGACCTATGAAGTGGCCAAGACCGTCTCGAAAGATCGCGATGTTGCCGCCATCGTCGGCTTTCTGGGCGGTCGTCAGGCCAATCAGGCCAATCTCTTTGCCTCACTCAAGGACAAATCCGCTCGCAACGACACGGTCACCCAGACCATCGAGCGCCTGGGCCGCAAGTTCAGCCATATGGTGGGCGCCGAGATTTTCTTCATGGCACCCGGTGCCGTAAGGGCGGGTGCCCGCGGCGGCAATGCCTCATACCAGTATGCCCTGCAAGGCCCCGATGCCGATGAGCTTTTCACCCTCACCCCCAAGGTGGTGGAAGCCTTCCAGAAAATTCCGGGGCTTATGGATGTCTCCTCCGATCTGAGCGAAGGCGGCTCGGCGCTGGATGTGAAGATCAACCGCGACCTGTCGTCACGTTTCCAGATCACCCCACAACTCGTCTCGAACATCCTGTTCGACGCCTATGGCCAGCGCGCTGCCTCGGTCATCTACAAGCCGATCAACCAGTATCGTGTGATCATGGAGGCGGCGCCGCGCTTCTGGCAGGACCCCAACACGCTACAGCAGGTCTGGATCAGCACCGCGGGCGGTACAGCCTCAGGCAGCGTCGCATCGAACCGCATCCGCGTTGTCACGACCAGCACGGCCTCAAGCAGCATCTCGACCGCCGATTCCAACTACCAGAACCAGATGGCCAACAGTCTGGCCGGCGGTAGCAATGCGTCCTCGGGCTCGGCAGTAGCGACCAGCGCAGAGACCATGGTGCCGCTCAGCCTGACTTCGCACATCATTCCGGGCACCACAGCCCTAAGCGTGAACCATCAGGGGCAATCGGTGGCCACCACCATTTCGTTCAACCTCAAGCAGGGCGTGTCGCTGGGCGATGCGGTGACGGCCATCAATGCCGCACTCGTCAAACTGCATGTGCCCTCAGACATTCAGGGTGGCTTTGCCGGTAATGCCGCCCTGTTCCAGAAATCGGTCAATGACGAGCCCCTGCTCATCCTCGCGGCCCTGGCTGCGGTCTATATCGTGCTGGGCGTGCTCTACGAGAGCCTCGTGCATCCGCTTACCATTCTCTCCACGCTACCTTCCGCCGGGGTCGGGGCCATTCTGGCGCTCCAGATCTTTGGCGAGGAGTTCTCGCTGATCGCGATGATCGGCGTGATCCTGCTGATTGGCATCGTCAAGAAGAACGCCATCATGCTGATCGATTTCGCCATGCAGGCCCAACGCGACGGCGCCACCCCCGAAGAAGCGATCCGTGAGGCCAGCGCCCTGCGCTTTCGCCCCATTATCATGACCTCGCTCGCCGCAGCGCTGGGTGCAGTTCCGTTGATCATTGCCAATGGCTATGGTGCAGAATTGCGCCGCCCTCTGGGTATTTCCATTCTTGGCGGTCTGGTCGTCAGTCAGGCCCTCACCCTTTACAGCACGCCTGCCGTTTTCCTGACGCTCGATGCGATGGGACGCAGGATCTCACGGTTCTTCCACTCCACCTCCATGCTTTTCCGCCGGCACCATCAGGATCAGACCCAAGGATGA
- the rplQ gene encoding 50S ribosomal protein L17, with protein MRHGVAGRKLNVTSTHRAAMFRNMAVAIIKHEQITTTLPKAKEIRPIVEKLITLGKRGTLHARRQAFAQLRDETIVTKLFSTIAERYQGRSGGYTRVLKAGVRYGDNADMAVVEMVDRDVDAKGKDSGPVFNQSGEEPMAA; from the coding sequence ATGCGTCATGGTGTTGCTGGGCGTAAGCTCAACGTAACCTCGACCCACCGCGCAGCCATGTTCCGCAACATGGCCGTGGCTATCATCAAGCACGAGCAGATCACGACGACGCTGCCCAAGGCGAAGGAAATTCGCCCGATCGTCGAGAAGCTGATCACCCTCGGCAAGCGTGGCACGCTGCACGCTCGCCGTCAGGCTTTTGCCCAGCTGCGCGACGAGACCATCGTCACCAAGCTGTTCTCGACCATTGCAGAGCGCTATCAGGGCCGTTCGGGTGGTTACACCCGCGTCCTGAAGGCCGGCGTCCGCTACGGCGACAACGCTGACATGGCCGTTGTCGAGATGGTCGACCGTGACGTTGATGCCAAGGGCAAGGATAGCGGCCCGGTGTTCAACCAGTCCGGTGAAGAGCCGATGGCTGCCTGA
- a CDS encoding MFS transporter: MSEASTTQRRGIAEILGIPRPLFFGFVGLLLFMIGDGVEAGYLDTFMLHNGHTQGDVNLLFTTYGITVMISAWFSGPLSDLYGPKRVMWIGLILWSVLEVGLLALGLGPNNFTMTLLFYTLRGFAYPLFAYGFLVWIAAATPATMLGSAAGWFWFSFSAGLPTLGSQFARYAIPAIGELATFWCSLGLVVLGGLVALLFTHEPTGKKRLLPDHVSTRDIFFGSISIMWREPKTLIAGIVRTIDTSSEYAFLAIMPAFFIDHLGFTQGQWLNLLSLIFLSNILFNLVSGMLADALGHRFIVSVFGGIGGFVSIPLFYYIPVWYPGNFAAAAAVGIFYGATVAAFVPLSGLMPQICPKEKAAALSILGLGAGASTWVGPAIAGICESVFGFGMEGIIWAFALIYLAAAGMTITLRISDEARRYTQEALARGENMTAVGH, translated from the coding sequence TTGTCTGAGGCAAGCACCACCCAGAGACGCGGGATCGCAGAGATCCTCGGTATTCCACGCCCTCTCTTTTTCGGCTTCGTCGGTCTGCTTTTGTTCATGATCGGTGACGGTGTCGAGGCGGGATACCTTGATACATTCATGCTCCATAACGGGCACACCCAGGGCGACGTGAACCTTCTGTTCACGACCTATGGTATCACGGTCATGATCTCGGCCTGGTTTTCCGGGCCGCTGTCGGACCTGTATGGCCCAAAACGTGTGATGTGGATTGGATTGATCCTTTGGTCCGTGCTTGAGGTTGGGCTTCTTGCTCTGGGTCTCGGCCCGAATAACTTCACAATGACGCTCCTCTTCTACACGCTGCGCGGCTTCGCCTATCCGCTCTTCGCCTACGGGTTCCTCGTCTGGATTGCGGCAGCGACACCGGCGACGATGCTGGGCTCGGCGGCTGGCTGGTTCTGGTTCTCCTTCTCTGCCGGTTTGCCGACACTCGGTTCGCAGTTCGCGCGTTATGCCATCCCTGCAATCGGCGAGCTGGCCACGTTCTGGTGCTCGCTTGGTCTCGTAGTCCTTGGCGGCCTAGTGGCGTTGCTCTTTACCCATGAACCAACCGGGAAGAAGCGCCTGCTGCCCGATCATGTGAGCACACGCGACATTTTCTTCGGGTCGATCAGTATCATGTGGCGCGAGCCCAAGACACTGATCGCCGGTATCGTGCGCACCATCGACACGTCGTCGGAATACGCGTTCCTCGCGATTATGCCGGCGTTCTTCATCGATCACCTTGGTTTCACGCAAGGCCAGTGGCTGAACCTGTTGTCGCTGATCTTCCTCAGCAACATCCTGTTCAATCTGGTCTCGGGTATGCTGGCCGATGCGCTCGGACACCGCTTCATCGTTTCCGTGTTCGGCGGCATTGGTGGCTTCGTCTCGATCCCGCTCTTTTATTATATCCCGGTCTGGTATCCTGGTAACTTCGCGGCTGCTGCGGCTGTAGGCATTTTCTACGGCGCGACCGTCGCTGCCTTCGTTCCGCTCTCCGGCCTGATGCCGCAGATTTGCCCCAAGGAGAAGGCGGCCGCGCTGTCGATCCTTGGTCTGGGTGCCGGTGCGAGCACCTGGGTTGGCCCGGCCATTGCCGGCATCTGCGAGAGTGTGTTCGGTTTCGGCATGGAAGGGATCATCTGGGCCTTTGCCCTGATCTATCTGGCAGCCGCCGGTATGACGATCACGCTCCGTATCTCGGACGAGGCGCGTCGTTATACGCAGGAAGCGCTTGCCCGTGGTGAGAACATGACGGCCGTCGGACACTAA
- a CDS encoding DUF1328 domain-containing protein, which produces MLKLAIFFLIISLIAGLFGFTGISAASAGIAKILFFLFIALFVLFLVIAVFVGKAVT; this is translated from the coding sequence ATGCTAAAGCTCGCCATCTTCTTCCTGATCATCTCCCTGATTGCAGGGCTCTTCGGATTCACCGGTATCTCGGCAGCTTCGGCGGGGATCGCGAAAATCCTGTTCTTCCTCTTTATCGCCCTGTTTGTGCTTTTCCTGGTCATCGCCGTCTTTGTCGGCAAGGCCGTGACTTGA
- a CDS encoding efflux transporter outer membrane subunit, with protein MTLFPSRSARRLSLLAACCTPLLSGCFMVGPDYHRPHAVISAKFKEAPKPPAGWGVAQPQLAEAPKGAWWEVYHDPQLNWLESQVAISNQNVKQYEAQYRKAEATIDSIRAQLFPTLSGSFSFSRNAQGSGSRSASSGSVVNYSTTTTVNTWNTGPSASWTLDVWGRIRRQIQQQVTATQASAADLANAQLSYQSQLANAYFNLRYQDSLKKLYLDNVGYFRQALSIVQNQVDAGVTDPSSLWQARYQLQQTEAQATQAGITRAQYEHAIAVLIGRAPADLTIPVGALPLTLPTAPSAVPSVLLQRRPDIAAAERNMEGYNAEIGYYIAAFYPEISVSATYGYSGNPLQTLIQAATRFWSLGASSTETLFNGGARSAAVLSARADYDASVATYRQTVLSALQGVEDNLSNLRILEEQLAQQDVAVKSAQEAVRVSLNEYMAGTQTYTTVLTSQQNALNYEVQALGIHQSQAIAHVDLIVALGGGWDVSQLPSKASLQTNNPLLPEFLSKTKQ; from the coding sequence ATGACTCTCTTCCCGTCTCGCTCAGCCCGACGCCTGTCCCTCCTTGCTGCATGCTGCACGCCCCTGCTTTCAGGATGCTTCATGGTGGGGCCTGATTACCATCGTCCCCATGCGGTGATTTCGGCCAAGTTCAAGGAAGCCCCCAAGCCGCCTGCGGGCTGGGGCGTCGCCCAGCCCCAGCTGGCCGAAGCGCCGAAAGGGGCGTGGTGGGAGGTCTATCACGATCCCCAGCTGAACTGGCTTGAGTCGCAGGTCGCGATCTCCAACCAGAACGTGAAGCAATATGAGGCGCAGTATCGCAAGGCCGAGGCAACCATCGACTCCATTCGTGCCCAGCTCTTCCCCACGCTTTCCGGCTCATTCAGTTTCAGCCGTAACGCCCAAGGTAGCGGCTCACGAAGCGCCAGTTCGGGATCGGTAGTCAATTACTCCACCACGACCACAGTCAATACATGGAATACCGGGCCTTCTGCCTCCTGGACGCTCGATGTCTGGGGCCGTATCCGTCGCCAGATCCAGCAACAGGTGACGGCCACCCAGGCGAGCGCGGCTGATCTCGCCAATGCGCAGCTGTCCTATCAGTCCCAGCTGGCCAATGCGTATTTCAACCTGCGTTATCAGGACAGCCTGAAGAAGCTTTACCTCGATAATGTGGGCTATTTCCGTCAGGCGCTCAGCATCGTGCAAAATCAGGTCGATGCCGGCGTAACGGACCCGAGCTCGCTCTGGCAGGCACGGTATCAGTTGCAGCAGACCGAGGCCCAGGCCACCCAGGCCGGGATCACGCGGGCCCAATACGAACATGCCATAGCCGTGCTGATTGGTCGTGCGCCTGCCGATCTGACCATTCCCGTCGGGGCTCTGCCCCTTACCCTACCCACAGCGCCCAGTGCCGTGCCGTCGGTGCTTCTGCAGCGCCGCCCTGATATCGCAGCCGCCGAACGCAACATGGAAGGGTATAATGCCGAGATCGGCTATTATATCGCCGCCTTCTATCCGGAGATCTCGGTCAGCGCGACCTATGGCTATAGCGGCAACCCGCTTCAGACACTGATCCAGGCAGCCACGCGCTTCTGGTCGCTCGGCGCGTCATCGACCGAGACCCTGTTCAATGGCGGCGCACGCAGCGCGGCCGTGCTCAGCGCCCGGGCCGATTACGATGCCTCGGTGGCGACCTATCGCCAGACCGTGCTGAGCGCGCTGCAGGGTGTTGAGGATAATCTGTCGAACCTGCGTATTCTTGAAGAGCAGCTGGCTCAGCAGGATGTCGCCGTCAAGTCCGCTCAGGAAGCCGTCCGTGTCTCTCTCAACGAATACATGGCAGGCACCCAGACGTACACGACCGTCCTGACCAGCCAGCAGAATGCCCTGAATTACGAAGTTCAGGCTCTTGGTATTCACCAAAGCCAGGCTATCGCCCATGTCGATCTGATTGTGGCCCTCGGCGGCGGCTGGGATGTCTCGCAGCTCCCCAGCAAGGCCTCACTGCAGACCAATAATCCATTGCTGCCGGAATTCCTGTCCAAGACGAAGCAGTAA